In the genome of Neodiprion pinetum isolate iyNeoPine1 chromosome 2, iyNeoPine1.2, whole genome shotgun sequence, one region contains:
- the LOC138190499 gene encoding tubulin glycylase 3A-like, whose translation MINTNRNNPDKLQLFKKNISHELVVKASPSSTSQRGYIIDPGITNPLSELTNCRWQVTVTSDNCVLKQHSRGWQVCPKTEIERYNADKDEFCSVKNEQLSGKSVTTSGTMAHTTTSYHNSNFQECCEEDSEKSGNGSILFKEYLKLLANGDARLNFITRLLSQAIQDRKMFVICGHFPLLRKPLMGRGWLEKRTMGLHHFQGGLEQVEKLLRNNVTNLVWYTSKHSPTVRVDERTMVNKFSGCYFTSKQASQMSDFMADYRITACLGMLKWFLSIAKITGAQSAWIENGKVPVSAVLFALERCTEFISVHTHEDIDRRDYREVPVETWDQFLDWYYKIIHGYDMLKKNSKIDIDELLAFADNILAAVSKFRLQEKLDGMRGIWILKPSDKSLGRGIVLIDRLSDILNKLSLTAREGMQYVVQKYIEKPLLVYNKKIDVRQWFLITSTHPLIVWMYR comes from the exons atgataaacacCAATCGAAACAATCCCGACAAATTGcagttattcaaaaaaaatattagccACGAATTGGTTGTGAAAGCATCTCCTTCATCAACATCACAACGTGGATATATAATCGATCCTGGTATTACTAATCCGCTATCGGAATTGACAAATTGTAGATGGCAAGTGACGGTAACTTCAGACAACTGCGTTCTCAAACAGCACTCTCGAGGTTGGCAG GTATGTCCTAAAACTGAAATCGAACGCTACAACGCCGACAAAGATGAATTCTGCAGCGTGAAAAATGAACAACTGTCTGGAAAAAGTGTGACGACATCCGGTACCATGGCACACACAACAACCAGCTACCataattcgaattttcaagAGTGCTGTGAAGAAGACAGTGAGAAGTCAGGAAACGGAAGTATTTTATTCAAGGAGTACTTGAAGTTGTTGGCCAATGGTGATGCaagattgaatttcattacaaGGCTCCTATCCCAGGCCATCCAAGACCGTAAGATGTTTGTTATTTGCGGACATTTTCCATTGCTCAGGAAGCCGTTGATGGGGAGGGGATGGTTGGAAAAAAGAACT ATGGGTTTGCACCATTTTCAAGGTGGCTTGgaacaagttgaaaaattactgaggaataacgttactaatttgGTTTGGTATACCAGTAAACACTCGCCTACAGTCAGAGTAGACGAGAGAACAATGGTAAACAAATTTTCCGGATGTTACTTCACGTCGAAG CAGGCTTCACAGATGTCAGACTTCATGGCTGATTATCGAATTACTGCATGCTTAGGAATGCTCAAGTGGTTCTTATCCATTGCCAAAATTACTGGGGCTCAGAGTGCTTGGATAGAAAATGGTAAAGTTCCCGTCTCGGCTGTTCTCTTTGCTCTGGAACGATGTACCGAATTCATCAG TGTTCATACACATGAAGATATCGATAGGCGAGATTACCGAGAAGTGCCAGTGGAAACTTGGGATCAGTTTTTAGATTGGTATTACAAGATAATACACGGTTACGatatgctgaaaaaaaattcaaaaattgacaTAGAT GAACTCTTAGCGTTTGCCGACAACATTTTGGCCGCAGTGTCGAAGTTTCGGCTTCAAGAAAAGCTTGACGGAATGCGAGGTATTTGGATACTAAAACCAAGTGATAAAAGTTTAGGGAGAGGAATTGTTTTGATAGATCGTTTATCAGATATTCTGAACAAACTGAGCTTGACAGCCAGAGAAGGCATGCAGTATGTCGTGCAAAAGTATATAG AAAAACCATTGTTAgtttacaacaaaaaaattgacgtcaGACAATGGTTCTTGATTACAAGTACACATCCACTGATCGTTTGGATGTACAGGTAA
- the LOC124213415 gene encoding tubulin glycylase 3A-like: MFESFPESQERTSAPAGFYWIPTALQHMVGEAISSAGSAASGSSFRDDPHQIETADKTCDAKSEDKDENSSTQEKSDATISDPNTGTESMSEGAAASNNVHLTNSLPPTLQERFLRIKKIVKDAIAAHHTFMIYGRSRVIRECMLKRGWYEKYYRKTGNADQHLSVESNPVALLAGIGDLKDQQSENLLISKMLSNHVVDFLWNTGSEWPGWPAQDNKSTIFNRFCRAGFTSKVGLCSNVRQMHWYYEAGVANTLFPRCYNICQGDQMHAFIEDFRFTACLGLLKWLVDKINTEGENATRSPNGTIPLKALDFAIRRCSNYIGAQSHEDIDQEAERVWSHQWDQFICWYYKIILGQALFVRNNVPFHKYFLASRHILKRIRKYWPQLDMDGIMNVWILKPGNKSRGRGITLMNRLEDVVAKINPANKSDTRYVVQKYIERPLLIYSTKFDIRQWFIVTCAQPLTLWMYRESYLRFCSQKFRLVDFHESIHLCNHAIQCKYKNSTDRDPALPADNMWDATTFKQFLKAQGHNDAWDELIYPGMKQSLVGSLLASQEAMDRRKNSFELYGADFMVMEDFSVWLIEINSHPDMSYTTSVTTRLCRQVMEDTIKVVIDTREDKNAETGEFELVYRQRMPSCQPYLGAALSLQGTRIVSTEKKPNTSGHDSKLSLVSKSPATCITHSKSTVHSYIGPVIVDLIEELEIQLDQEFYAYYKLESPKMRQAITASETSIVPQKIPETGPKSSTRTSSSATKTKNPPQDNYPKMESATKNTPTTQSGRQRSSQHTAKAVANGHQTLISTIMELRQPQNTVATATRVEKQTQQHHEEKIISAAMQSAINKYKRINANTPEPATLSTLLAPNHPLKIVRAPSGRNHNRSSQRKQSHSKKTKVLSNITDMYAVGLGLTK, from the exons ATGTTCGAGAGTTTTCCAGAAAG CCAAGAACGTACTTCCGCGCCTGCGGGATTCTACTGGATTCCAACGGCCCTGCAGCACATGGTCGGCGAGGCGATCAGTTCAGCCGGAAGTGCGGCTAGTGGATCATCGTTCAGG GATGATCCGCATCAAATCGAAACGGCGGACAAAACTTGCGACGCCAAAAGCGAAGACAAGGATGAAAATTCGAGCACACAGGAAAAGAGCGATGCTACGATTAGTGACCCAAATACTGGAACCGAATCCATGAGtg AAGGCGCTGCAGCATCAAACAATGTTCATTTGACTAACAGCCTTCCCCCGACACTTCAGGAACGATTTTTACGGATTAAGAAAATTGTCAAGGATGCTATTGCGGCGCATCACACGTTCATGATCTATGGAAGGTCGCGGGTTATTCGTGAGTGCATGCTTAAGAGGGGatggtatgaaaaatattatcggAAAACTGGTAATG CAGATCAACACCTGAGTGTAGAGTCGAACCCAGTTGCGCTTCTAGCAGGGATTGGCGACTTGAAAGATCAACAAAGTGAGAATCTACTGATCTCGAAAATGCTGAGCAATCATGTGGTCGACTTTCTTTGGAATACTGGGTCAGAATGGCCGGGATGGCCAGCTCAGGACAACAAGTCGACAATCTTCAACAGATTTTGTCGCGCCGGTTTCACATCGAAA GTGGGCTTGTGTTCGAACGTGAGGCAAATGCACTGGTATTACGAAGCGGGAGTGGCAAACACCCTCTTTCCACGATGTTACAACATTTGTCAGGGTGATCAAATGCATGCCTTCATCGAGGATTTTAG ATTCACTGCCTGTCTCGGCCTTCTGAAATGGTTGgtagataaaataaataccgaGGGAGAAAACGCAACGAGATCGCCAAACGGCACTATCCCTTTGAAGGCCTTGGACTTCGCGATCCGAAGATGCAGCAATTACATAGGTGCTCAGTCACACGAAGACATTGACCAAGAGGCCGAACGCGTTTGGTCACATCAATGGGACCAGTTCATCTGTTGGTACTACAAGATTATTTTGGGACAAGCTCTCTTTGTCCGTAACAATGTGCCGTTTCAT aaatattttcttgcatCGCGGCACATATTGAAACGGATTCGTAAATACTGGCCGCAATTAGACATGGATGGAATTATGAACGTTTGGATATTGAAACCGGGAAACAAAAGTCGGGGACGAGGGATCACACTGATGAACAGATTAGAAGACGTAGTGGCCAAGATCAACCCCGCAAACAAGTCTGACACTCGATACGTCGTTCAAAAATATATCG AACGGCCGCTTCTCATCTACAGTACGAAGTTTGACATCAGGCAATGGTTTATCGTCACATGTGCTCAACCCCTCACCCTATGGATGTACAG GGAAAGCTATCTTCGGTTTTGCTCGCAAAAGTTTCGCCTTGTCGACTTCCACGAATCGATCCATCTCTGCAATCATGCGATACAGTGCAAGTACAAGAACAGCACTGATCGTGATCCTGCCCTGCCAGCGGACAACATGTGGGATGCAACGACATTCAAGCAGTTTCTGAA AGCTCAGGGTCACAACGACGCGTGGGACGAGTTGATCTATCCGGGGATGAAGCAGAGCCTAGTGGGGTCGCTTCTCGCTAGTCAAGAGGCCATGGACAGGCGGAAAAATAGCTTCGAACTCTACGGTGCCGATTTCATGGTTATGGAGGACTTCTCAGTTTGGCTGATCGAGATCAACAGTCACCCGGACATGAGCTACACGACCAGCGTGACGACGCGGCTTTGTCGCCAGGTGATGGAGGACACCATAAAAG TTGTGATAGATACTCGAGAGGACAAGAATGCGGAGACTGGGGAATTCGAACTGGTCTACCGTCAGCGAATGCCCAGTTGCCAACCGTACCTGGGAGCAGCGCTTTCCCTCCAGGGGACGCGAATCGTCTCGACGGAGAAAAAGCCGAACACGTCTGGCCACGACTCGAAGCTGAGTCTTGTCAGCAAGTCCCCAGCT ACATGTATCACTCACTCGAAGTCAACCGTTCATAGCTACATCGGTCCAGTCATCGTAGACCTCATTGAGGAACTTGAGATTCAGCTAGATCAAGAATTCTACGCCTACTACAAACTTGAATCCCCTAAAATGCGACAGGCCATAACTGCATCAGAAACTTCAATCGTTCCGCAGAAGATTCCTGAAACAGGGCCGAAAAGTTCCACCCGGACATCATCATCAGCCACTAAGACCAAAAATCCCCCGCAG GATAATTACCCGAAGATGGAATCAGCGACAAAAAATACACCGACAACTCAATCTGGAAGGCAAAGGTCCAGTCAACACACCGCCAAAGCAGTTGCAAACGGCCATCAAACACTCATCTCGACAATAATGGAACTCAGGCAACCCCAGAACACAGTCGCGACTGCCACAAGGGTGGAAAAACAGACGCAACAACATCATGAAGAAAAG ATTATCAGCGCAGCTATGCAAAGTGCGATAAATAAGTACAAGAGAATCAATGCAAATACACCGGAACCAGCGACTCTCTCTACCCTGTTAGCGCCAAACCACCCCCTCAAAATAGTACGAGCACCATCTGGAAGAAACCACAACAGAAGTAGCCAACGCAAACAGAGTCATTCAAAAAAGACAAAAGTGTTGTCCAATATCACTGATATGTACGCCGTGGGCCTTGGTCTGACAAAATAG
- the LOC124211325 gene encoding tubulin glycylase 3A-like, whose translation MERKTYPEDVTRSNLNLEQESTMINQPKKLNLKEFYLTAPMPVTKRPISISKQDSTKQETRDLKPNVALGSSRYLETNSGFNTKQPRPLQKYARTVKETKQRGQSKVGPSTHTSNVFAYGSGIEGLVKAAKVPKRTPKSAAANRSDSTNINKPLKQPFQLTMSRNNPGTTIDDTMKILNPHDYPGKSKTANTFSPATRYEQNVGSQCDKIVCNAACLIELSRKECYSEIQQMVAKAIKNHKIFLIRGDIPYLEASMKSRGWVQKYESTKTRMVPYGSVASLDAPSLGSIQLPDGSFNEKMVIFQMLRHVPPDFIWDCRNEFTDWNSNIKQSTLLNRFQKSFIYTSKLGMATILEDTHWNYEEKVSNVQYPRTYNACRDKNAFVEDYRMTAAVSLLKWFVEQIREGVEYILRGSSPISIQQIEFAIKRCEQLVATANNEYLDVPQAAVSSQEWDSFIQNYIKAVHLENGFVETTSGPPFPEIEVSSIQLKVKDIDPQFELNGYRNIWILKPSDLCCGTGIVMTHKLSHIMKRVYDGGRDYFVVQKYIEKPFLVECTKFDVRQWYLVTKSYPLTIWIYKESFLRFSSRPFSFANYHEAVHICNTAVQCKYSEQKNSVRAKDWDCKKINDYLKKAGYSGEPWYDEVYPKIREAIIATMLAAQKHMDKRRCSFELYGADFMIMNDLSVWLIEINTNPRMHPPSTRVTERLYPDVMESLVKVVLDRPVNPNADTGNFVLAYQQNVTDFQPYLGASMFVLGEGIKRLKPKSLQERGNSVNP comes from the exons ATGGAACGCAAAACTTATCCTGAAGATGTCACACGTTCGAATCTAAATTTGGAACAGGAATCAACGATGATTAACCAGCCAAAAAAACTGAACCTGAAAGAATTTTACCTCACTGCACCAATGCCCGTAACCAAACGACCAATTTCTATTTCTAAACAAGACTCAACGAAGCAAGAAACTCGTGATCTGAAGCCCAACGTGGCCCTCGGTTCGTCTAGGTACTTGGAAACGAATTCTGGCTTTAACACGAAGCAGCCGCGGCCCTTGCAGAAGTATGCAAGAACAGTCAAAGAAACAAAGCAGCGTGGGCAGTCCAAGGTTGGTCCGTCAACTCATACGTCGAACGTTTTTGCCTACGGTTCTGGGATTGAAGGCTTGGTGAAGGCTGCAAAAGTACCTAAGAGAACACCAAAATCTGCTGCCGCCAACCGATCGGACAGCACGAACATTAACAAACCGTTAAAACAACCGTTTCAATTAACGATGTCTCGTAATAATCCTGGAACGACGATTGATGATACGATGAAAATTCTCAATCCCCACGACTATCCGGGGAAATCCAAAACCGCGAATACTTTCAGCCCTGCCACGCGTTACGAGCAGAATGTTGGTAGCCAATGTGATAAAATTGTGTGCAATGCGGCATGCTTAATCGAGCTGAGTCGAAAAGAGTGTTACAGTGAGATTCAGCAAATGGTCGCCAAAGCCATCAAG AATCACAAGATTTTCCTAATCCGTGGTGATATTCCTTATCTGGAAGCTTCAATGAAGTCCAGAGGTTGGGTTCAAAAATACGAATCTACGAAGACACGAATGGTACCGTATG GAAGCGTCGCTAGTTTGGACGCACCTTCGTTGGGCAGTATTCAACTGCCAGACGGTAGTTTCAATGAAAAGATGGTAATCTTTCAAATGCTGAGACACGTACCACCCGATTTCATATGGGACTGTCGGAACGAGTTCACTGACTGGAATAGTAACATCAAACAGAGCACGCTGCTAAAtcgatttcaaaaatcattcatCTACACGTCCAAA CTTGGAATGGCAACCATATTGGAGGACACGCATTGGAATTATGAGGAGAAGGTGTCAAATGTTCAATATCCGAGAACGTACAACGCATGTCGTGACAAGAACGCTTTTGTCGAAGATTATCGGATGACGGCAGCGGTGAGTTTGCTGAAATGGTTTGTAGAGCAGATTCGAGAGGGTGTAGAATACATTTTACGAGGCTCGTCGCCAATTTCTATCCAACAAATCGAATTCGCCATAAAACGGTGCGAGCAACTAGTTGCTACGGCTAACAACGAGTACTTGGACGTTCCGCAAGCCGCGGTTTCGTCCCAGGAATGGGATTCATTCATCCAAAATTACATAAAGGCAGTTCATTTGGAAAATGGATTCGTTGAAACGACGAGTGGACCCCCTTTTCCAGAGATCGAGGTAAGCAGTATACAACTT AAAGTCAAAGATATTGATCCACAATTTGAGCTAAACGGATACAGAAATATTTGGATCCTGAAACCAAGTGATTTGTGTTGTGGAACGGGTATTGTAATGACTCACAAACTTAGCCATATCATGAAACGGGTTTACGACGGTGGAAGAGACTACTTCGTTGTGCAGAAATATATTG AGAAACCATTTCTTGTCGAATGCACCAAATTCGATGTCCGGCAATGGTATTTAGTAACCAAGAGTTACCCTTTGACCATTTGGATATacaa GGAGTCTTTCTTACGCTTTAGTTCGAGACCCTTCAGTTTTGCGAATTACCACGAAGCCGTTCATATATGCAATACCGCTGTTCAGTGCAAGTACTCAGAACAGAAGAACTCCGTTCGCGCTAAGGATTGGGACTGCAAAAAGATCAACGACTATCTCAA GAAAGCTGGCTACAGTGGCGAGCCTTGGTACGATGAAGTCTATCCGAAGATACGCGAGGCAATAATTGCAACTATGTTAGCTGCCCAAAAGCACATGGACAAACGTAGGTGCAGCTTCGAACTGTACGGTGCAGATTTCATGATAATGAACGATCTATCAGTGTGGTTAATAGAAATTAACACAAATCCACGAATGCATCCTCCGAGTACTAGAGTGACGGAGAGATTGTATCCTGATGTCATGGAAAGTTTAGTCAAAG TGGTTTTAGATCGTCCTGTGAACCCGAATGCCGATACTGGCAACTTTGTTCTAGCTTATCAACAGAATGTTACCGATTTTCAACCCTACTTGGGTGCGAGTATGTTTGTTCTTGGTGAAGGGATAAAGCGGTTGAAGCCGAAGAGTTTACAGGAACGTGGGAATTCAGTGAACCCATGA